The Ornithodoros turicata isolate Travis chromosome 9, ASM3712646v1, whole genome shotgun sequence genome includes a region encoding these proteins:
- the LOC135367832 gene encoding dnaJ homolog subfamily B member 6-B-like, translating to MGDDYYSVLEVDRNATPEDIRKAYRRLALKWHPDKNPNNKEEAESRFKSISEAYEVLSDESKRRQYDVYGNSDFRDSQHSDTSARYSGGGYAFTFRDPEELFREFFGTSDPFHDLLRNIQTGSGSQPRGTTVMTGIPGGLPFFQPTWATLLRPGYLFDLDDMLFQGGCRESGGNGGRHPPFSGAPTQTMTSIRYVNGKRIETRTVIQDGVKTVLCFEDGQLVSKTVNGAQQEIVAEQDQQLNPVRAPGSRTPDVTDNARPTSSGNATPATYGTHEQGSPAKGRTPGTQKSASDKPGLHQNQSLKVAGTKTPSKGARSNKSKGHAGKAGSPTKSKKDDNPKGTKRQGKNV from the coding sequence ATGGGCGACGATTATTACAGTGTCCTGGAAGTTGACCGGAACGCGACGCCAGAGGACATACGCAAGGCATACAGGCGCCTTGCTCTGAAATGGCACCCTGACAAAAATCCAAACAACAAGGAAGAGGCTGAGTCTCGTTTCAAATCCATCTCTGAAGCCTACGAAGTGCTCTCCGATGAAAGCAAACGGCGCCAGTATGACGTGTACGGGAATTCAGACTTTCGTGACTCACAGCATTCCGATACATCAGCGCGGTACAGTGGCGGAGGGTACGCGTTTACCTTTCGTGACCCCGAGGAGCTGTTCCGCGAGTTTTTTGGCACGTCCGATCCTTTCCATGACCTTCTTCGAAACATCCAGACAGGATCCGGTTCCCAACCAAGGGGCACAACAGTTATGACGGGTATCCCAGGTGGGCTTCCTTTCTTCCAACCGACATGGGCCACCCTGCTGAGACCAGGGTACCTTTTCGACCTGGACGACATGCTTTTTCAAGGGGGCTGCAGAGAAAGTGGAGGGAACGGAGGAAGACACCCGCCTTTCTCCGGTGCCCCAACGCAGACAATGACGTCGATCCGGTACGTTAACGGCAAGCGAATCGAAACGCGCACAGTCATTCAGGACGGGGTGAAGACTGTCCTGTGCTTCGAGGATGGGCAGCTAGTGTCAAAGACAGTAAATGGGGCTCAACAAGAAATCGTGGCCGAACAAGACCAACAGTTAAACCCGGTCAGGGCACCCGGATCGAGGACTCCAGACGTTACGGACAATGCACGTCCGACCTCAAGTGGAAACGCAACTCCGGCTACGTATGGCACGCACGAGCAAGGTTCTCCCGCGAAGGGCCGGACCCCTGGAACTCAAAAATCGGCAAGCGATAAGCCTGGATTGCATCAAAATCAAAGCCTCAAGGTCGCCGGAACAAAGACGCCATCCAAGGGTGCACGTTCAAATAAAAGTAAGGGTCACGCGGGCAAAGCAGGCAGCCCGACCAAGAGCAAAAAAGATGACAATCCGAAGGGTACCAAGAGGCAGGGGAAGAACGTGTAA